In Chelonia mydas isolate rCheMyd1 chromosome 10, rCheMyd1.pri.v2, whole genome shotgun sequence, a single window of DNA contains:
- the HACD3 gene encoding very-long-chain (3R)-3-hydroxyacyl-CoA dehydratase 3 isoform X1: MQRQSLTPHVHWAQRHRELYLRVELSDVQSPEITIMDDVLHFKAQGHGAKGDNVYEFQLAFLEPVKPQLEYKVTQRQLNISVQKKESNWWKRLTKQERRPMFLAPDFDRWLDESDAEMELKAKEEEERINKIRIESRVPKDPFRQLKRGYLFMYNLVQFLGFSWIFVNMTVRLFILGKDSFYDTFHTIADMMYFCQMLAFIEILNSLVGIVRSPFIPSFLQVLGRNFVLFIVLGNVEEMQSKAVVFFVFYCWSITELFRYPFYMLSCIDIEWKLLTWIRYTIWIPLYPLGTLAEAVCLIQAIPFFSETGKFSFTLPYPMSITIKFSFFLQIYLIMLFLGLFINLRHLYKQRKQHLGSKKRKMK, from the exons ATGCAGCGCCAGAGCCTGACCCCGCACGTGCACTGGGCGCAGCGGCACCGCGAGCTCTACCTGCGGGTGGAGCTGAGCGACGTGCAG AGCCCCGAGATCACCATTATGGACGACGTGCTTCATTTCAAAG cccaGGGTCATGGTGCCAAGGGGGACAATGTATATGAATTTCAGCTTGCATTTCTAGAACCAGTCAAGCCCCaa CTGGAGTACAAAGTGACTCAGAGGCAGTTGAACATCAGCGTGCAGAAAAAAGAAAGCAACTGGTGGAAAAGACTCACCAAACAGGAGAGGCGCCCGATGTTCCTAGCCCCTGATTTTGATCGCTGGCTAGATGAGTCGGATGCTGAAATGGAACTGAAAGCAAAG gaagaagaagaaaggattAACAAAATCAGAATTGAATCCAGAGTCCCTAAAGACC CTTTCAGACAGCTGAAGAGAGGATATTTGTTCATGTATAATCTTGTGCAGTTTTTGGGGTTCTCCTGGATTTTTGTGAATATGACAGTTCGCCTGTTTATCTTAGGAAAAG ATTCCTTCTACGATACATTTCACACCATTGCTGACATGATGTATTTCTGTCAGATGCTTGCATTTATAGAGATCCTGAATTCACTAGTAGGAATCGTCAGGTCACCATTTATACCTTCTTTTCTCCAG GTACTTGGAAGAAATTTTGTCTTGTTTATTGTCCTCGGAAATGTGGAGGAAATGCAAAGCAAAGCGGTGGTGTTCTTTGTATTTTACTGCTGGAGTATTACTGAGTTATTCAG GTATCCATTCTACATGCTTTCCTGCATTGATATAGAATGGAAATTACTAACTTGGATCCGATACACCATCTGGATTCCTCTCTATCCTTTAGGCACCTTGGCAGAAG CTGTGTGTCTGATTCAGGCCATTCCATTCTTCAGTGAAACAGGGAAGTTTAGTTTCACACTGCCATATCCGATGAGCATCACAATCAAATTTTCATTCTTTCTTCAAATCTACCTTATCATGTTATTTTTAg
- the HACD3 gene encoding very-long-chain (3R)-3-hydroxyacyl-CoA dehydratase 3 isoform X2: MQRQSLTPHVHWAQRHRELYLRVELSDVQSPEITIMDDVLHFKAQGHGAKGDNVYEFQLAFLEPVKPQLEYKVTQRQLNISVQKKESNWWKRLTKQERRPMFLAPDFDRWLDESDAEMELKAKEEEERINKIRIESRVPKDHSFYDTFHTIADMMYFCQMLAFIEILNSLVGIVRSPFIPSFLQVLGRNFVLFIVLGNVEEMQSKAVVFFVFYCWSITELFRYPFYMLSCIDIEWKLLTWIRYTIWIPLYPLGTLAEAVCLIQAIPFFSETGKFSFTLPYPMSITIKFSFFLQIYLIMLFLGLFINLRHLYKQRKQHLGSKKRKMK, translated from the exons ATGCAGCGCCAGAGCCTGACCCCGCACGTGCACTGGGCGCAGCGGCACCGCGAGCTCTACCTGCGGGTGGAGCTGAGCGACGTGCAG AGCCCCGAGATCACCATTATGGACGACGTGCTTCATTTCAAAG cccaGGGTCATGGTGCCAAGGGGGACAATGTATATGAATTTCAGCTTGCATTTCTAGAACCAGTCAAGCCCCaa CTGGAGTACAAAGTGACTCAGAGGCAGTTGAACATCAGCGTGCAGAAAAAAGAAAGCAACTGGTGGAAAAGACTCACCAAACAGGAGAGGCGCCCGATGTTCCTAGCCCCTGATTTTGATCGCTGGCTAGATGAGTCGGATGCTGAAATGGAACTGAAAGCAAAG gaagaagaagaaaggattAACAAAATCAGAATTGAATCCAGAGTCCCTAAAGACC ATTCCTTCTACGATACATTTCACACCATTGCTGACATGATGTATTTCTGTCAGATGCTTGCATTTATAGAGATCCTGAATTCACTAGTAGGAATCGTCAGGTCACCATTTATACCTTCTTTTCTCCAG GTACTTGGAAGAAATTTTGTCTTGTTTATTGTCCTCGGAAATGTGGAGGAAATGCAAAGCAAAGCGGTGGTGTTCTTTGTATTTTACTGCTGGAGTATTACTGAGTTATTCAG GTATCCATTCTACATGCTTTCCTGCATTGATATAGAATGGAAATTACTAACTTGGATCCGATACACCATCTGGATTCCTCTCTATCCTTTAGGCACCTTGGCAGAAG CTGTGTGTCTGATTCAGGCCATTCCATTCTTCAGTGAAACAGGGAAGTTTAGTTTCACACTGCCATATCCGATGAGCATCACAATCAAATTTTCATTCTTTCTTCAAATCTACCTTATCATGTTATTTTTAg